Proteins co-encoded in one Novosphingobium sp. PP1Y genomic window:
- the nuoG gene encoding NADH-quinone oxidoreductase subunit NuoG, with protein sequence MPKVTVDGVELEVPAGATVLQACELAGKEIPRFCYHERLSIAGNCRMCLVEVKPGPPKPQASCALPATEGQEIRTDSEMVKKAREGVMEFLLINHPLDCPICDQGGECDLQDQSVAYGRGASRYDENKRAVTEKYMGPLIKTTMTRCIHCTRCVRFSEEIAGVDEIGALYRGENMQITTYLEHAAKHEMSANVIDLCPVGALTSRPYAYEARPWELKKTLGIDVSDAIGANIRIDSRGREVLRVLPRINDDVNEEWISDKARYQVDGLTKRRLDKPFLRRDGKLVPASWGEAFAAIASLNPGNSIAAVAGDMLDCETMFAASKLVGALGSNLLEGRQTGMDYDTSSLAAVNFNSTLGGIETADAILVVGSNVRAEAPLVNVRLRKAVKAGAKVFLVGPEWETTFGGEFLGDDLSVLGKLPAHVGEALKGAARPAIIVGGAGLGRGGLEAALALAGEFNLVRDLEDGTRWNGFNVLHMAASRMGGLMLGYAQKGGIADIVAAKPKVLLSLGADEVDYTRFADSMIVYIGHHGDKGAHAADVILPAAAYTEKAGTYVNTEGRVQMADKAVFAPGDAREDWSILRALADAFGVSVGFDSFEELRAAMISEVPALGIEGLADYGSDLPAGGGSAAGVIAYPVKDFYMTNPIARASATMQRCSAELLHGEEIAEAAE encoded by the coding sequence AAATCCCGCGCTTCTGCTATCATGAGCGCCTGTCGATTGCGGGCAACTGCCGCATGTGCCTCGTCGAGGTGAAGCCCGGACCGCCCAAGCCCCAGGCTTCGTGCGCGCTTCCGGCCACTGAAGGCCAGGAGATCCGCACCGACTCCGAAATGGTCAAGAAGGCGCGGGAAGGGGTGATGGAGTTCCTCCTCATCAACCACCCGCTCGATTGCCCGATCTGCGACCAGGGCGGCGAATGCGACCTGCAGGACCAGTCGGTGGCCTATGGCCGCGGCGCCTCGCGCTATGACGAGAACAAGCGCGCGGTCACCGAGAAATACATGGGCCCGCTCATCAAGACGACGATGACGCGCTGCATCCACTGCACCCGCTGCGTGCGTTTCTCGGAAGAGATCGCCGGCGTGGACGAGATCGGCGCGCTCTATCGCGGCGAGAACATGCAGATCACGACCTATCTCGAACATGCTGCCAAGCACGAGATGTCGGCCAACGTGATCGACCTTTGCCCGGTCGGCGCGCTGACTTCGCGCCCCTATGCCTACGAAGCGCGTCCCTGGGAGCTGAAGAAGACCCTCGGGATCGACGTTTCCGATGCGATCGGCGCGAACATCCGCATCGACAGCCGCGGCCGCGAAGTGCTTCGCGTGCTCCCGCGCATCAACGACGATGTCAACGAGGAATGGATCTCGGACAAGGCGCGCTACCAGGTCGACGGCCTGACCAAGCGCCGCCTCGACAAGCCGTTCCTGCGCCGTGACGGCAAGCTGGTTCCGGCCAGCTGGGGTGAGGCCTTCGCCGCGATCGCCTCGCTCAATCCGGGCAATTCGATTGCCGCGGTTGCCGGCGACATGCTCGACTGCGAGACGATGTTCGCGGCCAGCAAGCTGGTCGGCGCGCTTGGCTCGAACCTGCTTGAAGGTCGCCAGACCGGCATGGACTACGACACCTCGAGCCTGGCCGCGGTGAACTTCAACTCCACGCTCGGTGGCATCGAGACTGCCGACGCAATCCTGGTCGTGGGCAGCAACGTGCGCGCCGAAGCGCCGTTGGTGAACGTGCGCCTGCGCAAGGCCGTGAAGGCCGGCGCGAAGGTGTTCCTCGTCGGCCCGGAGTGGGAAACCACGTTCGGCGGCGAGTTCCTCGGCGATGACCTTTCGGTTCTCGGCAAGCTTCCGGCCCATGTCGGCGAAGCGCTCAAGGGCGCGGCGCGTCCGGCGATCATCGTCGGCGGAGCAGGGCTGGGCCGTGGCGGCCTCGAAGCGGCTCTGGCGCTGGCGGGCGAGTTCAATCTCGTTCGCGATCTGGAAGACGGCACCAGGTGGAACGGCTTCAACGTCCTGCACATGGCGGCTTCGCGCATGGGCGGGCTGATGCTCGGCTACGCGCAGAAGGGCGGCATCGCCGACATCGTCGCAGCCAAGCCCAAGGTCCTGCTCTCGCTCGGTGCGGACGAAGTGGACTACACCCGGTTCGCCGACTCGATGATCGTCTACATCGGTCATCACGGCGACAAGGGCGCGCACGCGGCCGATGTCATCCTGCCGGCTGCGGCCTATACCGAAAAGGCCGGTACCTACGTGAACACCGAAGGGCGCGTACAGATGGCCGACAAGGCCGTCTTCGCTCCCGGCGATGCGCGCGAGGACTGGTCGATCCTGCGGGCCCTGGCCGATGCTTTCGGCGTTTCGGTGGGCTTTGACAGCTTCGAGGAATTGCGCGCTGCGATGATTTCCGAGGTCCCGGCCCTTGGCATCGAGGGTCTGGCCGACTACGGGAGCGACCTGCCTGCTGGTGGCGGTTCTGCCGCCGGCGTGATCGCCTATCCGGTCAAGGACTTCTACATGACCAACCCCATCGCCCGCGCCAGTGCGACGATGCAGCGCTGTTCGGCTGAACTGCTGCACGGCGAGGAGATTGCGGAGGCTGCGGAATGA